A genomic segment from Roseibium algicola encodes:
- a CDS encoding DUF3572 domain-containing protein, producing the protein MSVEEAQGIATEALLQLSRDPEQIGRFLAFSGIGPEMIREAAGEPGFLAGVLEFYMMDEALLLAFCENAGIRPTMMAAARYAIAGEDEDHA; encoded by the coding sequence TTGTCCGTTGAAGAAGCACAAGGAATTGCTACTGAAGCTCTTCTCCAGCTCAGCCGTGACCCGGAACAGATCGGCAGGTTTCTTGCTTTTTCTGGAATTGGACCGGAAATGATTCGAGAAGCGGCGGGAGAACCTGGGTTTCTTGCCGGTGTGCTCGAGTTCTACATGATGGACGAAGCGCTGCTGCTTGCCTTTTGTGAAAATGCCGGGATACGGCCAACGATGATGGCCGCTGCACGCTACGCAATTGCCGGCGAAGACGAAGACCATGCCTGA
- a CDS encoding response regulator: protein MAKSVLIVEDNELNMKLFHDLLEAHGYNTLQTRTGIEALQLAREHHPDLILMDIQLPEVSGLEVTKWIKEDEDIASIPVIAVTAFAMKGDEERIRQGGCEAYISKPISVAKFLETVRAYLGEA from the coding sequence ATGGCAAAATCCGTGTTGATCGTCGAAGACAACGAGCTGAACATGAAGCTGTTTCATGATCTGCTCGAAGCGCACGGCTATAATACATTGCAGACCCGGACCGGCATCGAAGCCTTGCAGTTGGCCCGTGAGCATCATCCCGATCTGATCCTGATGGATATTCAGCTGCCGGAAGTGTCGGGGCTGGAAGTCACGAAATGGATCAAGGAAGACGAGGATATCGCTTCCATCCCGGTTATCGCCGTGACCGCTTTCGCGATGAAGGGCGATGAGGAGCGTATCCGGCAGGGCGGGTGCGAAGCTTACATATCCAAGCCGATCTCCGTAGCGAAATTCCTGGAAACAGTTCGGGCATATCTCGGCGAAGCGTAA